From the genome of Clostridium sp. BNL1100, one region includes:
- a CDS encoding HD domain-containing protein, with amino-acid sequence MNLKDRYIELYNTYIKRDGADKLLEYMLSKSSDFFTAPASTRFHGSYEGGLVEHSINVYECLVDYLSRTRVKDIYGLNYDSETIAISALLHDLCKINCYRPGTRNVKDERGVWQTVPTYEYDDRLPYGHGEKSVYIITGFMKLTREEAFAIRYHMGFSGCEDKRCIGDAFEQFPLAFALCTADMEATYFIEGK; translated from the coding sequence ATGAATTTAAAAGATAGATATATTGAATTATATAATACATATATTAAACGTGACGGAGCCGACAAACTTTTGGAATACATGCTGTCCAAATCAAGTGATTTCTTTACTGCCCCGGCGAGTACAAGGTTTCACGGCTCTTACGAAGGTGGTTTAGTTGAACATAGTATAAATGTATATGAATGTTTGGTTGATTACCTTTCAAGGACAAGAGTAAAGGATATCTATGGTTTAAACTACGATTCGGAAACCATTGCAATATCTGCACTTTTACATGATTTATGTAAAATAAACTGTTACAGGCCGGGAACCCGGAATGTGAAGGATGAACGTGGCGTTTGGCAGACCGTTCCAACTTATGAGTATGATGACAGGCTGCCTTATGGACATGGTGAAAAATCAGTATACATAATAACTGGGTTTATGAAGCTGACTAGAGAGGAAGCCTTTGCTATACGTTATCACATGGGCTTTTCGGGCTGTGAAGATAAAAGATGCATAGGAGATGCATTTGAGCAATTTCCGCTGGCATTTGCACTATGTACGGCAGACATGGAAGCAACATATTTTATAGAAGGAAAATAA
- a CDS encoding alkaline phosphatase family protein has protein sequence MCVDKKIDRLQHYGSILFFPISIIYLESVFKLAVFKELFNIGFIYMVLFSIPAGILLYLLCSLFNSRVNRILSIFLTVFLTFVYIVQIVYYQIFSTFLALFSLNGTNQVLQFWQEVLIAVKNNAGAIFLLLVPILFLLIFGRILFLAKKTTGKRKAFLAGGMICFQVAATILVSMSNTGELSTSFLYSKAVIPDLAVNRFGMLTTSRLDVKHLVFGFTSIDDGGEEEQMTAVDDNKGMGTPYQSAKQSQESTGKPRLDESKNSSNDKVNSTPEPSKEYNIMDIDFDKLIAGESDSTIASMHGYFKSVKPTKKNKYTGIFKGKNLIMITAEGFSPYAVNKDLTPTLYKMSEEGFRFTEFYTPIWGVSTSDGEYVACNSLIPKPGIWSFYVSGRNYMPFCMGNQLKKLGYGTRAYHDHSYTYYHRDVSHPNMGYAFKAVGNGLEMTKSWPESDLEMIQKTTDDYIGKTPFHTYYMTVSGHLMYTFNGNAMAEKNRELVKNLPYSRAVKAYLACNIEFDRAMGELIARLEKSGLAEDTLIAISPDHYPYGLTNSEISELAGHPVETNFELYKGIFILWSKGIKSEEINKPCASLDILPTISNLMGVEYDSRLLMGRDILSDEPPLVVFSNWSWLTDKARYNSKNGKFILAEGETKETANKQYRADISQRVNNMFTYSAKILDTNYYNKVFNK, from the coding sequence ATGTGTGTGGATAAAAAAATAGACCGCTTACAACATTATGGCTCAATATTGTTTTTTCCTATATCTATTATTTATCTTGAGTCAGTATTTAAATTAGCTGTATTTAAAGAACTATTCAACATTGGTTTTATATATATGGTTTTATTTTCAATTCCGGCTGGGATATTGTTATATTTATTATGTAGCTTATTCAACAGCAGAGTGAACAGAATTCTGTCCATATTTCTTACTGTATTTCTAACATTCGTATATATAGTCCAGATTGTTTACTATCAAATATTCAGTACCTTTTTGGCTTTATTCTCACTAAACGGTACAAATCAGGTACTCCAATTCTGGCAGGAGGTACTCATTGCCGTAAAAAACAATGCCGGTGCTATATTTTTACTACTGGTACCAATTTTATTTCTGCTTATTTTCGGTAGGATTCTTTTTCTTGCGAAAAAGACCACGGGAAAGCGGAAAGCATTTTTGGCAGGGGGCATGATATGTTTTCAGGTGGCAGCTACAATTCTAGTTTCTATGTCAAATACCGGAGAGCTCAGTACAAGCTTTCTTTATTCAAAAGCAGTTATACCAGATTTGGCAGTAAACAGATTCGGTATGCTTACTACTTCACGCTTGGATGTAAAGCATTTGGTTTTTGGATTTACAAGCATCGATGACGGTGGAGAAGAAGAACAAATGACTGCTGTTGACGATAACAAAGGAATGGGGACTCCATATCAGTCAGCAAAGCAAAGTCAGGAAAGTACTGGAAAACCCCGGCTTGATGAAAGCAAGAATTCTTCGAATGATAAAGTCAATTCTACTCCGGAACCAAGCAAAGAGTATAATATAATGGACATTGATTTTGACAAACTTATAGCAGGAGAAAGCGACTCTACCATTGCTTCGATGCACGGATACTTTAAATCTGTCAAACCGACTAAAAAGAATAAATACACCGGAATCTTCAAGGGTAAAAACTTGATAATGATAACTGCTGAGGGATTTTCGCCATATGCGGTAAACAAGGATTTGACACCAACACTGTATAAAATGTCTGAGGAAGGTTTCAGATTTACCGAATTTTATACGCCTATATGGGGAGTAAGTACATCTGACGGAGAATATGTAGCTTGCAATTCACTGATACCAAAGCCCGGAATATGGAGCTTCTATGTTTCGGGAAGAAACTATATGCCATTTTGTATGGGAAACCAGTTAAAAAAGCTTGGATATGGTACACGTGCATACCACGACCACTCTTATACCTATTATCACAGGGATGTATCCCACCCAAATATGGGATATGCTTTTAAAGCTGTTGGTAATGGACTTGAAATGACAAAATCTTGGCCGGAATCAGACCTTGAAATGATTCAGAAGACCACAGATGACTATATAGGGAAAACACCTTTTCACACATATTATATGACTGTCAGCGGACACTTGATGTATACATTTAACGGAAATGCCATGGCAGAAAAAAATAGAGAGCTTGTCAAAAACTTGCCATATTCACGTGCAGTTAAAGCTTATCTTGCTTGCAATATAGAATTCGACAGGGCTATGGGAGAGTTAATTGCCAGACTTGAAAAATCCGGGCTTGCTGAAGATACACTTATTGCTATAAGCCCCGATCACTATCCCTACGGACTTACAAACAGCGAAATAAGTGAACTTGCAGGGCACCCTGTGGAGACAAATTTCGAACTTTACAAGGGAATATTTATTTTATGGTCAAAGGGAATAAAATCTGAAGAAATAAACAAGCCCTGTGCCAGTCTGGACATATTGCCTACAATTTCTAACCTGATGGGTGTGGAATATGATTCCAGATTACTAATGGGAAGAGATATACTTTCAGATGAACCACCACTTGTTGTGTTCTCAAACTGGAGCTGGCTTACAGATAAAGCCCGCTACAATTCAAAAAATGGTAAATTTATTTTGGCAGAAGGAGAAACAAAAGAAACTGCAAACAAACAATACAGGGCAGATATTTCACAACGTGTAAACAATATGTTTACGTACTCTGCAAAAATATTGGATACAAATTATTACAATAAAGTATTTAATAAATAA
- a CDS encoding protease inhibitor I42 family protein codes for MKKDFRWMSKRVIRYTSVFMAVVMFLSVIALAEVRAETSITDDGVARSYTLFGDLNSDNNVDSLDYAKMKMILLGTTVPSTVNLKAADLNGDEDVNSLDLAIMGKFITGEIRTFPVKTKYPSTGDNSSIYPFLNDTFQIALEENGSTGYQWDYVISDVAAATLISEDSYCFTPNLDGTPIQKVWTFKALMAGRYTIQFTYRKPWETDVEPLKTVKCDIYVSTVNGTVINVKQGDTFKIAMIGGGIAGYSWKYTIPEEIPFTLLSKEILDEHPNSADSMYLIVWTFTAVKPGSHKLVFTGTPFSQKVECQINVV; via the coding sequence ATGAAAAAAGATTTTAGATGGATGTCCAAAAGAGTTATACGGTACACTTCTGTTTTTATGGCTGTAGTAATGTTTTTAAGCGTTATTGCTCTTGCAGAAGTACGTGCGGAAACATCTATTACGGATGACGGAGTGGCGAGAAGTTATACACTTTTCGGAGATCTCAATAGTGATAATAACGTCGATTCTCTTGATTATGCAAAAATGAAAATGATATTATTGGGAACGACTGTTCCGAGTACAGTAAATCTGAAAGCAGCAGATTTAAATGGTGATGAGGATGTTAATTCATTAGATTTAGCTATAATGGGAAAGTTCATCACCGGAGAGATTAGAACATTTCCTGTTAAAACAAAATATCCGAGTACCGGTGATAACAGCAGTATTTATCCTTTTCTTAATGATACTTTTCAAATAGCATTAGAGGAAAACGGGTCAACAGGTTATCAGTGGGATTATGTAATATCGGATGTTGCTGCAGCTACATTAATTTCAGAAGACAGCTATTGTTTCACTCCAAATCTTGATGGTACGCCTATTCAAAAGGTATGGACTTTTAAAGCATTAATGGCGGGTAGGTATACAATTCAGTTTACATACAGGAAGCCTTGGGAAACAGATGTGGAGCCATTGAAAACCGTTAAATGTGATATATATGTAAGTACTGTAAATGGTACCGTAATAAACGTAAAGCAAGGTGATACATTTAAAATAGCAATGATTGGCGGAGGAATTGCTGGTTATTCTTGGAAATACACCATTCCCGAAGAAATACCATTTACGTTACTTTCAAAAGAGATATTGGATGAGCACCCGAATTCGGCTGATTCCATGTACTTAATAGTTTGGACATTCACCGCAGTAAAACCGGGAAGTCATAAGCTTGTATTTACCGGGACACCTTTTTCTCAGAAGGTTGAATGCCAAATAAATGTAGTTTAA
- a CDS encoding tryptophan transporter, whose translation MEKRVVLKEKKAGLTISDVILVGVLLATGAVLKFFVGSMFNAGMKPNFIIAMYCLAILIIKPRLSEAIIIGIIAGAICQVFPGTPYINLISEPLGAFVMAVLISLPLKFKTYSLLKPVLGTFLSTLASGLTYLGVLYIAFYAGADVEAIPFSMFSIMILLTAIVNAVIVQILYIPVKLALGRGKDD comes from the coding sequence ATGGAAAAAAGAGTAGTTCTAAAAGAGAAAAAAGCAGGACTTACTATTTCCGACGTAATTCTTGTAGGTGTGTTACTGGCAACTGGGGCTGTACTTAAGTTCTTCGTGGGCTCTATGTTCAATGCTGGTATGAAGCCAAATTTTATTATTGCAATGTATTGTCTGGCAATTCTTATAATAAAGCCAAGGTTATCTGAAGCTATAATCATAGGCATTATAGCAGGGGCCATCTGTCAGGTATTCCCGGGGACACCGTACATAAATTTAATAAGTGAGCCCTTAGGTGCTTTTGTAATGGCTGTTCTTATTAGCCTACCTCTGAAGTTTAAAACCTATTCATTATTAAAACCCGTATTAGGTACTTTCCTGAGTACTCTGGCAAGTGGCCTTACTTATCTTGGAGTATTGTATATTGCATTTTATGCAGGTGCGGATGTAGAGGCAATACCCTTCAGTATGTTTTCAATAATGATACTGTTAACTGCTATAGTAAATGCGGTAATAGTTCAGATCCTTTATATACCTGTAAAACTGGCATTGGGACGTGGAAAAGATGATTGA
- a CDS encoding ATP-binding cassette domain-containing protein — protein MIEFKDFSFKYKTGEKPALTIKNLSIQKGDFVGIIGNSGAGKSTFTYAVNGVIPHHYEGDFYGEVRVKGQDTVDSSPTQLALSVGSVFQDIDGQMVSSVVEDEILFGLENFGVPKEEIEQRITDILKMVGIEDLRYRNINTLSGGQKQKVAISAVVAMMPDILVLDEPTAELDPQSSLQIYNMLKMLNKTLNITIIVVEQKIMLLSEFSKRIIILDSGEIYLEGTPKEVLSDTTRLTNIGVNCPRVASLANNLNQLKIYNGPVPVNIMEAETMVRGVIG, from the coding sequence ATGATTGAGTTCAAGGATTTCTCATTTAAATATAAAACAGGTGAAAAGCCTGCATTAACAATAAAGAATCTCTCTATCCAAAAAGGTGATTTCGTAGGTATCATAGGAAATAGCGGAGCAGGCAAGTCGACCTTTACCTATGCAGTTAACGGAGTTATTCCACATCACTATGAAGGTGATTTTTATGGTGAGGTCAGGGTGAAGGGGCAGGATACTGTTGATTCATCACCGACACAGTTGGCATTGAGCGTAGGAAGTGTATTTCAGGATATTGACGGGCAGATGGTATCCTCAGTTGTTGAAGATGAGATATTATTTGGTCTGGAAAATTTCGGAGTACCGAAAGAAGAAATCGAGCAGAGAATAACAGATATCCTTAAAATGGTAGGTATAGAAGATTTACGATATAGAAACATCAATACACTAAGCGGTGGTCAAAAGCAAAAGGTTGCCATATCGGCAGTGGTTGCAATGATGCCTGATATACTGGTACTTGACGAGCCAACTGCTGAACTCGACCCACAGAGTAGCCTGCAAATATATAACATGTTGAAAATGCTGAACAAAACTCTGAACATAACAATTATAGTTGTTGAACAAAAAATAATGTTGCTCAGCGAGTTTTCCAAGAGAATCATAATTTTGGACAGCGGTGAAATCTATCTGGAGGGGACACCAAAAGAGGTGCTGAGTGACACCACCAGATTGACTAATATTGGTGTTAACTGCCCAAGGGTAGCATCTCTGGCAAACAATCTTAATCAGCTCAAAATATACAATGGACCGGTTCCCGTCAATATAATGGAAGCTGAAACCATGGTTAGGGGGGTGATCGGGTGA
- a CDS encoding ABC transporter ATP-binding protein, producing the protein MFDNVCFAYDKMNILNNISLSVTKGEFVAIVGRNGAGKTTLMKLLNGLLKPTSGVVTIANLNTSVTRTSELARHVGFLFQNPDRQICRNTVKAEIEFGLKCILTDNADIEKRCRNTIEKFGLTADKDPFSLSRGERQKVALASVLALSPEILVLDEPTTGLDYKECMHIMEIVNELNINGTTVVMVCHDMELVADFVQRIIVVGEGRILADDICRRVMSRTDVLEEASLAPPQIAELAIRLGKGFEGVFTLDEMTGIISQKAKREGV; encoded by the coding sequence ATGTTCGACAACGTGTGCTTCGCATATGACAAAATGAATATTCTGAACAATATAAGTCTTTCCGTAACAAAAGGAGAATTTGTTGCTATTGTAGGCAGAAATGGTGCAGGAAAGACTACTCTTATGAAGCTGCTAAACGGCTTACTGAAACCTACCTCGGGTGTAGTCACCATTGCGAACCTTAATACCTCAGTAACAAGGACAAGTGAACTGGCAAGGCATGTAGGATTTTTGTTTCAAAACCCCGACAGGCAGATTTGCCGCAACACAGTTAAGGCAGAGATAGAATTCGGCCTAAAATGTATTCTGACAGACAATGCTGATATAGAAAAAAGGTGCAGGAACACAATAGAGAAATTTGGTTTGACCGCTGACAAGGATCCCTTTTCTTTGAGCAGGGGAGAGAGACAGAAAGTTGCGCTTGCATCAGTACTGGCTTTGTCTCCTGAAATACTGGTATTGGACGAACCCACTACCGGGTTAGACTATAAGGAATGTATGCATATAATGGAAATTGTAAATGAACTGAACATCAACGGAACTACCGTTGTCATGGTATGCCACGATATGGAACTGGTAGCTGATTTTGTACAAAGGATAATTGTGGTGGGTGAAGGCCGTATACTTGCTGATGATATTTGCCGCAGGGTAATGTCCCGGACGGACGTATTAGAGGAGGCATCCCTAGCCCCACCTCAGATAGCCGAACTTGCTATACGGCTTGGTAAAGGCTTTGAGGGTGTATTTACATTGGATGAAATGACAGGAATTATATCACAAAAAGCCAAGAGAGAGGGTGTATAA
- a CDS encoding energy-coupling factor transporter transmembrane component T, producing the protein MKGILEYSQGETVIHRLNPLSKMVIAFLLCLSSFANSNIYCTIGIIVVNLFIAYLAGIVDRAFSLLLTLFKIGIVLFLLQVFFIRTGNTLLNLPFNLYITDTGLKFSIMLVLRLVGATMPLVIILTVTRMSDLTNVMVQKLHIPYKYTFAFITALRFIPIFENEMTGIIEAQTARGVEFDTKNPVKKLKLLLPLCVPLLISSVKRIEGSAISAELRGFNLRKKDSGYKTYRFFCPDYFAMLFSVLILLTSIIIL; encoded by the coding sequence GTGAAGGGCATTTTAGAATACAGTCAGGGTGAGACCGTTATACACAGGTTAAACCCTCTATCAAAAATGGTAATTGCTTTTTTGCTTTGCTTGAGCAGCTTTGCCAACAGTAACATTTATTGTACAATTGGAATTATTGTTGTAAACCTTTTTATAGCCTATCTTGCTGGAATAGTTGACAGGGCATTTTCTTTGCTGCTTACACTATTTAAAATAGGAATTGTACTTTTTTTATTACAGGTTTTTTTCATCAGAACAGGAAATACCCTTTTGAATCTTCCGTTCAATTTGTACATTACAGATACAGGTTTGAAATTTAGTATAATGCTTGTTTTGAGACTTGTAGGGGCTACCATGCCTTTGGTTATAATTCTGACAGTTACCAGAATGAGCGATCTTACCAATGTTATGGTACAAAAACTTCATATACCGTACAAGTACACCTTTGCGTTTATAACAGCCCTGAGATTTATACCCATTTTTGAAAATGAGATGACGGGTATAATCGAAGCCCAGACTGCAAGGGGAGTTGAATTTGATACAAAAAACCCTGTGAAGAAGCTGAAGTTACTGCTCCCACTGTGTGTTCCCCTTCTCATATCCTCCGTAAAACGCATTGAGGGTAGTGCAATATCTGCTGAATTAAGAGGGTTTAATTTAAGAAAGAAGGACAGCGGGTATAAGACATATCGCTTTTTTTGTCCGGATTATTTTGCCATGCTGTTTTCAGTATTGATATTATTGACAAGCATTATCATTTTATAA